A portion of the Cryptomeria japonica chromosome 5, Sugi_1.0, whole genome shotgun sequence genome contains these proteins:
- the LOC131035751 gene encoding large ribosomal subunit protein uL2x, whose amino-acid sequence MGRVIRAQRKGAGSVFKSHTHHRKGPARFRSLDYGERNGYLKGIVTEVVHDPGRGAPLCRVNFRHPFRYRQQKELFIAAEGMYTGQFIYCGKKANLTVGNVLPLRSIPEGAVVCNVEQHVGDRGSFARASGDYAIVISHNPDNGTSRVKLPSGAKKIVPSSCRAMIGQVAGGGRTEKPMLKAGNAYHKFRVKRNCWPKVRGVAMNPVEHPHGGGNHQHIGHASTVRRDAPPGQKVGLIAARRTGRLRGQAATAASKTEKT is encoded by the exons ATGGGTCGCGTGATCAGAGCACAGAGGAAGGGAGCAGGCTCCGTGTTCAAATCCCACACGCATCACAGAAAGGGCCCTGCGCGCTTTCGTAGTTTGGACTACGGTGAACGAAATGGGTACCTGAAGGGCATCGTTACAGAAGTCGTTCACGACCCGGGGCGCGGCGCTCCCCTTTGCCGCGTCAACTTCAGGCATCCCTTTCGTTACAGGCAGCAAAAGGAGCTATTCATCGCGGCCGAGGGTATGTATACTGGTCAGTTTATTTACTGCGGTAAGAAGGCCAATCTGACTGTGGGGAATGTCTTGCCTCTGAGATCTATTCCTGAGGGTGCTGTGGTTTGTAACGTGGAGCAGCATGTGGGCGATCGTGGCTCCTTTGCCAGAGCTTCTGGAGATTATGCCATCGTCATTAGTCACAACCCTGATAATGGCACTTCCAG GGTAAAACTTCCATCTGGAGCTAAGAAGATTGTGCCTAGTAGTTGCAGAGCCATGATTGGGCAGGTTGCTGGCGGTGGAAGAACAGAAAAGCCAATGCTCAAAGCAGGAAATGCTTATCACAAATTTAGGGTCAAAAGAAACTGTTGGCCCAAGGTTCGTGGTGTGGCAATGAACCCTGTTGAGCATCCTCATGGTGGTGGTAACCATCAACACATTGGGCATGCCAGTACAGTGCGTCGTGATGCTCCTCCAGGACAAAAAGTTGGTCTCATTGCTGCTAGGAGAACTGGTCGTCTGCGTGGACAGGCTGCAACGGCAGCTTCAAAGACAGAAAAGACTTAG